The following nucleotide sequence is from Pseudoalteromonas xiamenensis.
ATCATAGTGGTTAACCTATTGCCACAAAAGCTTTTTGCAATCAAAGTTTAGTTTGCTTGAGGACGAAAACAACCAAATCGCTCTTTTTCCTGACTATACGAGAAACTTGTAAATGAACAGCCGATCATGAAAATGGTCGAAAGTCTGTTTCTCGCTCATAGTAGACTTGCTTTAGTAAAAACCTTTTGGTTTGTCAGAGAGAGGTCGCCTTCATCGCGTCGATGGATGTTTCCTACGCGCGAAGCGATATTGGGTCTAGCTCAATGTTTGTGTGTCGCTTGTGTTGACCATCAAGGGGCGACCCCCTTAATAATCCCCCTACACTACTTTGGCTAAGCGCCCTGTTTTGACACATCGTGCCATGTATGGAATGTGGTCTTTGTGCTCGATTAGAAATTCAATCATCTGTTTGATTTCCACTTCGCTTGTGTCAGGTATCCAAAACAACTTGAGTAGAGATTTACACTCATATAAAGGCCCGTGGATGTCGCCACGGACTATTATTGTTGACACTGAATAGATGAGAATTACACATGCGATAATTGATTAGTGTAATGCGGCAGTCCAAGGTAGGTTTTCGCAAATTTCGCCTTCAAACACGAGAATTTCTTCAAGGCGAGAATAAACACGTTCTTCTTCGTAATATTCACAGGCAAGCTCAATAAACAAGTTTTTGTGTTTCTCTTCGGATTTTGCAATCGCTACATAAAATTCTTTTTCTTTACTTTGTTCAAGTGCATCAGCGACTAACGAAAATCGTTCATGACCTCGGGCTTCTATCACGCCGGCTACCAGTAATCTATCCAATAAATAGTCATCTCGCCCTTGACGAATGATAGTTCTAATCAATTTAACATAATCATCTTTTTTATCTTTTCCGAGCGTGATCCCACGTTCACCAAGTAATTTTAAAACTTGTTTGAAATGAATCATTTCTTCGATGGCTAAATCGGTCATTGCTCTGACCAATTTTGTTTTATCTGGGTAATGTCCAATCATGCCCATTGCCATACCCGATGCTTTTTTTTCTGCAGCAGCATGGTCCTGTAAGAAAGTGTCGAAATCTTCAACTACGTTTTTCGCCCATTCTTTCGGGGTTTTATACTTTAATTCAAACATCTTTAACTTCACTAAAAAATTGATACAGTAAGCTGTCTTTTTCAGCTTTACCTAAATTAGTTGACTCTATTTTCAACGGATGATTTACATCCTTCCAAGCTGTAACTTTTCCATTTTGATTCAAATGAGGAAATGCATTGATATGTTGGCTAGTTTTGTTTGGTAAAAATTCGGTTAATCTATTTATGCCGTCGGTTTGTACATTTAGAGTAAGTAACGGCAGATTATTAAGATTCGCAAACTTAAAAACCTCACGTTGATGTTTCTCATAACATTCAACGAGATAGTTTAAATCGCTTATAAGCTCGAATGTTAGTTCTGGAAATATCTCAAAATATGCACGTTTTATGGTGTCATTGAAACCACCCTGTTGTGACAATAGATTTTTAGCCATGCGCTTTAGCAACGTTGAAACTGATATCGCCCACTCTGTCTGTTCTCGTTGCAATAAAATCAGTTGTGTATTTTCAAAGTAAGTCGCAAGTTTCCCGTAATCACAAAAAATAGGCGTGTCGGCAATTACCTCAGCCTCAAGAAAGGTTTTTTGAGTGTAGGCCGTATGCGCCGTTTTATAACCTAACTGTAAAGTCAATGCGCAAAGGCTTGTTGTACCGGTTCGTGGCAGCCCGACGATAAGTGTTTTCTTCGAATTCATCAATAAAAAAGCGCCTTTTAAGGCGCTTTGCAATTAGCAAGTAACGTGAAAATAATATCAGTTTTAGTCAATTAAATATACAGCGTAGACTTGTGCATCGACTGTGATAAAACCAGTGTTATAACCAGCTCCTGCACCAGAATCCGCTTGTACCATCATTTTTTCGGCACGCATATAAGGCATTGTTGGTGCGTCTATCGGTGAAAATGACACAGAATACAATTTGCCGATCCTAACGTCGAAATCTTTGGCGAGTTCTTTCGCTGCCATTTTCGCATCTTTAATCGCTGCTTTTTGAACTGTCTTTAAAATGGTGTTGTGATCCGCGACTGAGAATTGCGTATCTCTAAATTCAGTTACACCAGCATCGACCAAATCTTGGAGAAGATCAGGGTATTTATCAACAAGCGTCAATGTCATTCGAATGTTGCGAAACACACGAAAACCGACGAAACGTTGTTTGTTTTGCTCGCGGTCATATTCAGTTTGTCGATATACGTTTAGTTGCTCTGCTTGAATGTCTTTTTCCGCAATTTGATAACGCTTTGCAATTTCAATGACCTTTGCGGCAATCGCATCAACGTTTTTCTTCGCATCGACTGTGTTTGTCTGCGTATCATCAATACCAATAACAATGTTCGCTCTATCAGGCTTAACCTGAATTTTGGCATTGCCTTGAACATAAAGATGAGGGGCATCAGGAAGTGAATTTGCATTCGCGTTAAGCGTTACTAAGGCAGCAAATGCCAACATTAATTTTTTCATGATAAATCCTTATATTGGTATTATTCATACATGTTACTCATTTGTCCTGAATTGCTTCTGAATAAAAAAGCCAGCTTTAAGCTGGCTCTCATATTTTAGTTACAGACTACGACGTTTGTAATTTCGATATTCTGGTAACCAGTAGTTTTTCTTTATTGCATGATGAATTGCATCGTCTTCCATTTCTAGAGCAACACCCTCTTCCATCGCTTTTTTAGCTACTGCAAATGCGATTTCTCGGCTAAGCGACTCAACCTCAGTTAAAGGTGGAAGCAAACTCCCTGAGCCTTTATTGGCCAACGGAGACGAAGCGGCAAGTGTTTCACTTGCGACCATCAACATACTTTCTGTTACTTTAGAAGCTTTTGAAGCAATAACACCTAATCCGATCCCAGGGAAAATGTAACTGTTATTACATTGCGGGATCGTGTGCGTTTTGCCATTCCACTCAACAGCGCCAAACGGGCTACCCGTCGCAACAATTGCTTTACCATCAGTCCATTCAACAACGTCTTTTGGATGTGCTTCAACCTGACGAGATGGGTTGCTTAACGGGAAGATAATTGGTTGTTCACAACCATTCGCCATTGCGCGGATAACTTGTTCAGTGAACAAGCCTGGTTGACCAGAAACACCGATCAAAATATCCGGCTTCGCGCAGTGCATTACGTCAAGTAAGGATGCAAATTCGCCGCTATAGCTCCAATCACCAATCACGTTTTTCTTTTGCACTAACGCTGCTTGGAAGTCACGTAGGTCTTCCATACCTTCTGTTAAAAGACCAAAACGATCGACCATGTAAATTTGGCTACGTGCTTGTTCATCAGAAACGCCTTCAGAAACCATTTGTGCAATAATTTGTTCCGCAATACCACAACCAGCAGAACCTGCCCCTACAAATACGACTTTCTGCTCAGATAATTTTGCACCTTTCACGCGACAGGCTGCCAACAATGAACCGACAGTAACTGCAGCCGTTCCTTGAATATCATCATTAAAACAACAAATCTCATCGCGGTAGCGTTTTAGCAATGGCATCGCATTTGGTTGCGCGAAATCTTCAAACTGAAGAAGTACGCTAGGCCAACGACGTTTAACAGCCTTAATGAAAATATCTAAAAACTCATCGTATTCTTCTTGGCTAATACGTTTATGGCGCGCACCCATATACATAGGGTCGTTTAGCAATTTTTCGTTGTTTGTACCAACATCTAACATAACAGGTAGGGTGTATGCTGGGCTTATGCCACCACATGCGGTATAGAGTGAGAGTTTACCGATTGGGATCCCCATACCACCGATACCTTGGTCACCAAGACCCAGAATACGCTCACCATCGGTTACAACGATGACCTTAACCTTATTCTTAGTCGCGTTTCTTAAAATATCATCGATGTGATGACGGTCTTCATAGGAAATAAATAGACCGCGTGAACTGCGATAAATATCCGAGAAGCTTTCACATGCATCACCAACGGTAGGCGTGTAAATGATAGGCATCATTTCTTCTAGATGATCACGTACAAGGCGGTAGTACAAGGTTTCGTTGTTATCTTGAATGGCACGAAGATAAATATGTTTGTTCAAGTTATCTTCGAAACTACGGTACTGTTGGTAACAACGTTCTACTTGTTCTTCAATGGTTTCGTAGCGTGGAGGTAAGAGTCCCGCTAAGTTGAACGTTTCACGTTCTCTTTGAGTAAACGCACTGCCTTTGTTAAGAAGCGGCGTTTCCAATAAATTTGGTCCTGAATAAGGGATATATAAGAAATTTTGCTCAGTTTTCTTTGACATATTATAAGCTTTGACGATTTTTTAATGCTAAAAGGTGATTATTGCCGAAGTGAAATAAAAAGCAATGTAAACTCGGCTAGTCAGACCATTTACGAGTTAAAATGGTCTGACTATTGTACATCAAAGCTTGATTGAAACCTATGATTATAGGCTGCTTTCTCCAAGTGCAACGCCTTCACGGCGAGGGTCTGCGCCGCCTAAATAGCCATCTTTAGTGACTTCGATGGCGTGTAGACCCGAATTTAAGTCTAAGACCTTGACTTCGTGACCTAATTTCTCGAATTGTTCAACGTAATTTTCCAGCGGTGTACCGCGCTCAAGCGTTGTGTACTTGTTACGATTTGTAATTCTCGGTAGATTAATCGCTTGTTGCGGCGTCATTTTCCAATCAAGTACAGCTATCACTGTTTGTGCTACGTAATTGATGATTCGACTTCCGCCTGGCGAACCGA
It contains:
- a CDS encoding NAD-dependent malic enzyme translates to MSKKTEQNFLYIPYSGPNLLETPLLNKGSAFTQRERETFNLAGLLPPRYETIEEQVERCYQQYRSFEDNLNKHIYLRAIQDNNETLYYRLVRDHLEEMMPIIYTPTVGDACESFSDIYRSSRGLFISYEDRHHIDDILRNATKNKVKVIVVTDGERILGLGDQGIGGMGIPIGKLSLYTACGGISPAYTLPVMLDVGTNNEKLLNDPMYMGARHKRISQEEYDEFLDIFIKAVKRRWPSVLLQFEDFAQPNAMPLLKRYRDEICCFNDDIQGTAAVTVGSLLAACRVKGAKLSEQKVVFVGAGSAGCGIAEQIIAQMVSEGVSDEQARSQIYMVDRFGLLTEGMEDLRDFQAALVQKKNVIGDWSYSGEFASLLDVMHCAKPDILIGVSGQPGLFTEQVIRAMANGCEQPIIFPLSNPSRQVEAHPKDVVEWTDGKAIVATGSPFGAVEWNGKTHTIPQCNNSYIFPGIGLGVIASKASKVTESMLMVASETLAASSPLANKGSGSLLPPLTEVESLSREIAFAVAKKAMEEGVALEMEDDAIHHAIKKNYWLPEYRNYKRRSL
- a CDS encoding tRNA-(ms[2]io[6]A)-hydroxylase; amino-acid sequence: MFELKYKTPKEWAKNVVEDFDTFLQDHAAAEKKASGMAMGMIGHYPDKTKLVRAMTDLAIEEMIHFKQVLKLLGERGITLGKDKKDDYVKLIRTIIRQGRDDYLLDRLLVAGVIEARGHERFSLVADALEQSKEKEFYVAIAKSEEKHKNLFIELACEYYEEERVYSRLEEILVFEGEICENLPWTAALH
- a CDS encoding SIMPL domain-containing protein yields the protein MKKLMLAFAALVTLNANANSLPDAPHLYVQGNAKIQVKPDRANIVIGIDDTQTNTVDAKKNVDAIAAKVIEIAKRYQIAEKDIQAEQLNVYRQTEYDREQNKQRFVGFRVFRNIRMTLTLVDKYPDLLQDLVDAGVTEFRDTQFSVADHNTILKTVQKAAIKDAKMAAKELAKDFDVRIGKLYSVSFSPIDAPTMPYMRAEKMMVQADSGAGAGYNTGFITVDAQVYAVYLID
- a CDS encoding sulfotransferase; the encoded protein is MNSKKTLIVGLPRTGTTSLCALTLQLGYKTAHTAYTQKTFLEAEVIADTPIFCDYGKLATYFENTQLILLQREQTEWAISVSTLLKRMAKNLLSQQGGFNDTIKRAYFEIFPELTFELISDLNYLVECYEKHQREVFKFANLNNLPLLTLNVQTDGINRLTEFLPNKTSQHINAFPHLNQNGKVTAWKDVNHPLKIESTNLGKAEKDSLLYQFFSEVKDV